In a genomic window of Pseudomonas putida:
- a CDS encoding thiazole synthase, with the protein MSIVRSDKPFVLAGRTYQSRLLVGTGKYRDMEETRLAIEASGAEIVTFAVRRTNLGQIEGEPNLLEVLSPDRYTFLPNTAGCYDAVEAVRTCRLARELLDGHNLVKLEVLADQKTLFPNVIETLKAAEVLVKEGFDVMVYTSDDPIIARQLAEIGCIAVMPLAGLIGSGLGICNPYNLQIILEEAKIPVLVDAGVGTASDATISMELGCDAVLMNSAIAHAQQPIMMAEAMKHAIVAGRLAYLAGRMPKKLYASASSPLDGLIK; encoded by the coding sequence ATGAGCATCGTTCGTAGCGACAAGCCTTTCGTTCTGGCCGGTCGTACTTACCAGTCGCGTTTGCTGGTCGGTACCGGCAAATACCGTGACATGGAAGAAACTCGCCTGGCCATCGAAGCGTCGGGTGCCGAGATCGTCACCTTCGCCGTGCGCCGTACCAACCTCGGTCAGATCGAGGGCGAGCCGAACCTGCTCGAAGTGCTGTCGCCGGATCGCTACACCTTCCTGCCGAACACTGCCGGTTGCTACGACGCTGTCGAAGCCGTGCGCACTTGCCGCCTGGCCCGCGAGCTGCTCGACGGCCACAACCTGGTGAAGCTGGAAGTCCTGGCCGATCAGAAAACCCTGTTCCCCAACGTGATCGAAACCCTCAAGGCCGCCGAAGTGCTGGTCAAGGAAGGCTTCGACGTGATGGTCTACACCAGCGATGACCCGATCATCGCACGTCAACTGGCGGAAATCGGCTGCATCGCGGTCATGCCGCTGGCCGGTCTGATCGGTTCGGGCCTGGGGATCTGCAACCCGTACAACCTGCAGATCATCCTTGAAGAAGCCAAGATCCCGGTGCTGGTAGATGCCGGTGTCGGCACCGCGTCCGACGCCACCATCTCCATGGAGCTGGGCTGCGACGCCGTGCTGATGAACTCGGCGATCGCCCACGCCCAGCAGCCGATCATGATGGCTGAAGCCATGAAGCACGCCATCGTCGCCGGTCGCCTGGCGTACCTCGCCGGCCGCATGCCGA